The Blautia pseudococcoides genome segment GATGTATTCGAGGTGAGCAATTTGAACCGTCAGCTTCTCAGCGCCCCTGATCTGATCGGACACAGAAAAGCTGCTGCTGCCGCCCAGCGCATGAAGCGAATAGCGCCCGGCATAGATATCCTACCGGTGGAGGCTTTCTTTGGTGAAGAGAATGCTGACCGTCTCATCCGAAACCAGGATCTGGTCATAGATGCGCTTGACAATATCCCCTCCCGCTTTCTGATGGAGGATGCCTGTGAAAGGCAGGGGGTAACTTTCATCCACGGTGCTGTTCTGGGATGGAATCTGCAGGTCACCGTGGGGCGTCCGGGCAGCCGGGTACTGCACCGTATCTATGGCACAGGCACAGCCCCTTCCTGCACAGATGCGGTCTCAAAAACCAGCCTTCCCATGACCCCGGCAGCCTGCGCTGCTGTACAGACCGCACAGGCAGTCAAAATACTCACAAGCCATGAGCCTTCTCTGTGCGGCAGACTTCTGCTTTTCAATCTGGAAACTATGGAACAAAGAATGATCCCGGTGGATTAGCGTGTGTCAGCATGACAGTCTACCGCCGGGATATTATTTTTTCATTCTCACACAGGCAGCGGCCCCAGCCTGTTTTCCCTCTGCAGTCACTGCCTCCACCATGGGGTGTACTCTACGGCAGTTACCGCAGAGATGCACCCAGTCCGGACTGCCAAGCCCCAGCAACAGGGACCTGTCCGGGCGCAGTCCCGCAGCTACCAACAGACTGCTGCATGGGATGATCTGTTCCTCCCCTGTGTCTGATCTGCTGACCTTCACTGCGGTCAGAACCTCCTGCCCCAGCACCTCCGTAACCGTGGAGGAACAGAGGAGGGGAATATGATACGTTTCAAGACATCGCTGGTTTCTGGCCAGACCGCCGCAGACAGCCTTCTGTTCAATCATTGCTGCGACTTTTACCCCTTCCAGACTTAATTGTTCCGCCATGATCAAGCCCAAATCCCCGCTTCCCAGGATCACGGACGGTCCCTTTGGCAGTTTGTGACAGATATTCACCAGTTCCTGGGCCTGACCAGCTGTATAAATCCCTTCCGGACGTGTCCCCCCAATCGGCAGGGCTCCTATTGGAATCTCCTGGCAGCCTGCAGCCAGGATCAATTGCTCAAACCGGATTTTTTGAAGGCCGCAAGACGGACTTGACAACACCATAGTACGGTCAGAGGAGACCGACACAACCGTGGTTCCCAGCATGACTTTGATTTCTTTTGGAAACTGTTCCAGCAGTTTTTGCACATACTCCACACCGGTAAGCTGCGGGCCGAAGCCATGGTGAGCGCACTGTAGCAGGACCCCTCCCATCTTCTGTTTGCTGTCAACCAGTAGGATACTTTTGCCTCCCGCTTCATCAGCAGAGCGCGCAGCGGCGATCCCGGCAGCGCCGGCACCCACAATTACTATATCACAATGCTCCATATCCCTCTTCCTCCAACAATGCAGCGATGACCCGGCTGCATCGGCTGCTCTGGCACCTTCCCATACCAGCCCCCACTCTCCGCTTTACCCCGGCAGCCGTAACTGCTCCCCGGCGGATAGCTTCCAATATCTCTGCTCTGGATATATCCTCGCATGGACATACAATGTCTCCGTAATCCGGGTCTTGTTTGACCAGAGATGCTCTGGACGCAAAGTCCATGCCGTGAACCCTCCGGATCGCCCTTCGCTTAGGATCAAACGCCCGGTTCGGCTCCGCATCTAAATATGCTGCCAGGCACCGGGCAAGATATTTCCCCAACTCATTGGCACATGTCAGTCCCGGCGTCTTAATTCCGATCAGGCTGTAAAAACCGGCAGCAGGATTTTCAATAACAAAACTTCCAATACTTTTCCCGTCCGAAACAAATCCCCCCTCTTGTTTCTTCACCTGATATGGGTTCGGACGGACCGCGCCGAAAGCGCGGATCACCTGGTTCAGATCCACCTTTGGCAGCACGCAGGCCGCACTGTGGCGCAGACGTTCTATGCTGCCAGAGGCCACCGCAAAATACGCTCCGTCAAAGGCCCGCTTAGAAGAGCCAAGCAGCAGGTTTCCCTCCACAGTGGGCACTGCGGTGATGCCTTTCCCTTTTTCTTCAGATTCATGGAAAATGATATATTTTGGAACATCTGCCTCCCTGTCCAACACCAGAAAGTCTGTCCCGTCAAGAAATAACCGAACGGATGGCAAAAACAGCATTTCCTGTATCTTATCTGCCAAAATCCCTGCACAGTTCAGGACCGCCCTGCATGCGATCCCTTCTCTGTCCGTTTCAATGAGATATCCCTTCTCTCTTTTTTGGATTCCCAGCACTTTTGTATTCAACAGGATATCACATCCATTCTGTACCGCATTTTCATAAGCTGCAATCCCCAGCTGCCAGGGATTCACCGTCCCGGTGGTGGGGGCATAGAGTGCCGCCGTCACATGGGGAGCCAGATGTGGCTCCATTTTACAAGCTTCCTTTCCTGAAAGCAGTTTAAGTCCCGGTACCTGGTTTTTCTGGCCATTGCTGTATTTTTTCTGTAACACTTTTTCAGCCCGCGGCCCAAAGGCAGCCATCAAAGATCCTCTTCGCAGAAACGGCACTTCCAGTTCCTCACACAAGACATCAAACGCTCCATTGCCCCGAACCGTCATGGCCGCTTTCAAGCTTCCCGGCGGATTATCATAACCGGCATAAACCACAGCGCTGTTTGCTCTGGTGACACCTGTGCAGATATCCTCTTTTTCCTCGATCAGTATTGTCCGTATCTTCCATCGCATCAGTTCACGCGCTGCCATACATCCCAGGATGCCGCCGCCTATCACGACTGTGTCAACCGTTCTCATACCAGGCACCTCCAATCTCAAACACGCTCTAATACCACGGTCACTTGTACCTCGGCGCCTTTTGCTACCCCTTCACAGTCTCTGTCGATACAGAAATAACCATCCGTTCCCGCCAGCGTTGTGATCAGGCCCGACTTTCCGCGGATAGGGAATGCAAACAGTTCTCCGTCTCTCTTTTCAAGACGGACACAGTGGTACTGCGCCCTGCCATGATTTGCACTGACATTCTCCGATATCCTTGCCGTGACCGTATAGCTGCTCATATCCCGGCAGGACAGTCTTCCAAGCAGCGAAAGGACAAAAAGTTTTGTGACAAAATAGGCAGCCACAGGATGCCCCGGCAGACCTACAAGGGGTTTGTTCCCCGCCTTTCCCAAAATGGTAGGTTTTCCGGGCTTGATGGCAATACCATGCAGCAGCAGTGTTCCCATGGATTGGATGATCCTGCAGGAGGCATCCTTGATCCCCACACTGCTTCCTCCTGAGAGCAGTACGGCATCGCATTTCGAGACCGCTTCCTCCATCACGGCGGCAAGCCGTTTCTCATCATCTTTGACTATGCCGTAGTTTTTCACCTCTGCCCCAAAAAAAGTGAGCATGGCTTCCAGCATTGGACCATTTACATCCCTGATCTGTCCGGCTTTTGGACTGTTCTCAGGCGGGACCAGTTCATCCCCGGTGGATATCACCCCCACCACCAGCTTTTTCCTGACAGGTACCCGGACACAGCCCACAGCGGCCAGTGCTCCTATATCCTGGGCCCCAAGAACCCGTCCTTTCCTCAGAACCACTTTTCCCGGTTCCACATCATCTCCCCTGAAGATCATATTCTCTCCCGGTGCGGCTGGCTTTGTAATCCCCATAGTACCGTCACTGTAATCCTCCGTATATTCAACCATGACCACACAGTCTGCACCTTTCGGTACAGCACCGCCTGTGGGAACTGCACAGCAGGTTTCCGGCTGCAGTTCAAATTCTGCCCCTTCCCCCATCAGCACCTCCCCTGCAAGAGGCAGGATGGCGGGAATGGCATCAGAGCAGCCAAAAGTGTCCCTGGCACGGATCGCAAATCCATCCACAGTGGACCGGTTAAAATCCGGAACATATTCCTTTGCCAAAATATCTTCCCCCAGTACCCTGCCTATGGCAGACAGAAGCGGTACCGTTTCCATACTCTCTTTCAGAGGAACGAACTCCTGCTCTATGAGCTCCAGGACCTCCTCCGGCGTTTTTACTTGCAGCATACTATTTACCTCCCATTAAAATCCACAGTTTTTATGGAACTGAAATCTATGATATCACACAACCCGCTTTTTTGAACAAATATTTTTCAAGACTTTGAAAATATCTATAACCGTTCAGACATCTGAACGGTTACTAATATCAATCAAGCATAATATACAATACGAAATGATAAAACTATTGAAATTGTATAAAGCCTATGCTATAATCATTTTCAAAAGATGACTGCCTGTACGAATCAAAAGTCAGAATCACAGCAGTTCTATATTATTTTTGTAAAGCGGTGGACGAGCCTCTTTCCAAAGCCAAGAAATTTGCACGATATTTATGCTCTTTTGGTATTGGAACGGCTGGTCATTTTTTATTACACATTTTTGGAGGAAGATCATGAAAAAAAACATCGCATTACTACTAACTCTGGCTTTGAGCTTCACTATGCTGACAGGCTGTTCCGGCGGGGATCATAGCAAGCCAAAGGCTGACGCGGCCGCCGCAGAAACGGAAACAAAGGACGACACAGACGCAGCAACACAATCTGCTCCCGACACTGTCATCCTGAAAGAAACTGACGAGAGCATGATCAATACCTATACGCTTATCGCAGTAAATCCGGATGCACCATTTGCTGACGCCGACGGAAATGCTGTTTCTGATGTTGCCATCAACACAGAAGGCGCCGATGCTCTGATTGACTGGTTTCTGACACAGGAAGCCCTGGATCTGGCTGCTGACTATGGCGTTGCTAAATACAATGACCATTTATTTTATGTGAAGGACGATGCCCCAGCCTACTCTGGGGAGATCACCCCCGCAGCGGAAGAAAACAAAATCATCCGTCTCTCCACGACTACTTCTGTGAACGATTCCGGTCTGCTTGGATATATGCTCCCAACTTTTGAAGAAAAGTATGGATATACGGTTGAAATACAGTCTGCAGGCACGGGAAAGGCGATTGCCGCCGCACAGTACGGCAATGCTGACCTCATCCTCGTCCATGCAAAATCACAGGAGGAGGTATTTGTAGCTGACGGTTACGCACGTACGGTTGACGGCTTTGCATCCGAACGTCTTTCATTCCTCTACAATTACTTTGTGCTCTGCGGCCCATCGGCTGACCCCGCAGGAACTGCTTCCTGTGAAAATGTCTTAGATGCCTTTGCCGCCATTGCTGAGACAAAAAGCGTCTTTATCTCCCGCGGTGACGGTTCCGGAACCCATACAAAAGAATTGTCCCTATGGCCAAAAGACCTGGGGATCACGGATCAGCCGGATTCCTTTGCCTCTTATACAGACTGGTATACATCAGCGAATGCCGGCATGGGAGCATGTCTGGTCATGGCCGAAGAGATGGGCGGTTATATCCTGACAGATAAAGCCACCTTCCTGGTATTTGTTCAAAACAACGGCGAAATGTAAGGCATTACTCTGCAGTGACATACGCATGGAAGAAATTCTTCCATGTGTATGTCCTTAACACGGCAGGAAGCACCCTCTGCGGACTTTTTACCGGGATGCATTAAAATCAAAAAACGGAGGAAAAGGCAGAAAAATGCAGTCTGCATTTGAAAAAGCAATACACTTAATTATGACCGGAGATGCGGAGCTGTGCAATATCCTCTTCGTAACAGCAAGAATGAGTCTCACCAGTTCTATCATTGCCCTCCTGATCGGAGTTCCGTTTGGAATCTGGCTTGGAGCCTGCCACTTCCGGGGAAAAGGCCTTATACTCATAATGAATCGCACACTCATGGGCATGCCGCCTGTGGTCTGCGGTCTTTTGTTTTATATCCTATTCTCCGGCGTTGGCCCCCTTCGCCGCGGAAAGCTCCTGTTCACTGTAAACATTATGATCCTGGCACAGGTGGTTCTGATTACCCCCATCGTGATTGGAAACATGGAAACTTACGTCTCCGGAATCGCCCCCGCCATACAGGAAACCACCAGAGGTCTGGGGCTTACCAGAATCAAAACCCTTTTGCTGCTGGCCAATGAATGTATCTATCAGATTTTTTTTGTCTATATGCTGTCCTTCGCCAGAGCAATCTCAGAAGTGGGGGCTGTTTCCATGGTGGGCGGCGCCATTGCCTGGAAGACGAATGTAATGACCACGGCTATCATGCAATATACCAACCGCGGCAATTTCTCTCTCGGCATCGCACTGGGCATGATCCTGCTTACCATTTCCCTGCTTGTAAATACCGCGATCACTTTACTGCAAAGGAGGTTAAGCAAATGAAGATTTCTGCCTTTTCCAAGACCTATCACGGCGTAACTGTCCTGGATGTTCCCGAACTAGAACTGCATCCCGGAAAAATCTACAGCATTATCGGCTCCAACGGCAGCGGAAAATCCACGTACGCAAAAATTCTGGCAAAAGTCCTCCCCGCAGACCAAAAAGGTCCTCAGCTTGACGCCGGCATCACCGTTGGCTACATCCCCCAGAAGAACTACGCCTTTCGGATGAGCACAAAAGCCAATATCCTCCTGGGCGGTTCTGACAGCGCAAAAGCAGAACGCTTAATGGAGGTTCTTCAATTGGACAGTCTTGCATCCCAGCGTGCAGACCGGCTTTCCGGGGGAGAGACGTCCCGCATGGCACTGGCACGGCTGATGATGAAACACTTTGACCTGGTGATCCTGGATGAACCCACCGCCGCCATGGATGTGGAAACCACTTTTTTATCGGAAAATCTCATTTGGGAGTATGCCAAGAAAAGCGGCTGTGTGCTGCTCCTCATAACCCACAGCCTTCAGCAGGCCAAAAGAATCGCCGATGAAATCCTGTTTTTCCACAAAGGACAACTTTTTGAATCCGGGCCGAAAGAAAGGCTGCTCTTTGCTCCCACCCGCCCGGAAACCAGACAATTTCTGGAATTTTATGGTATTTAACACTACTTATAATCTCTCACCTATTAAGGAGGAAGTCATATGAGCTTATTAGAAATCCTGCAGAACAGACATAGCGTAAGAAAATACACGAAAGAACCAATCCCGGAAGAGACTTTGATGACCGTTTTACAGGCCGGTCTCCTTTCCGCATCCAGCCGTTCTATCCGCCCATGGGAAATTATCGTGGTAAAAGAGAGAGCCGTCCTGGAAAAATTATCCGACTGCCGTGTGGGTTCAGCCAAAATGCTGGCCGGCGCCCAGGCAGCAATCGTAGTGGTGGCTGACAGCACCGCCTCTGATGTCTGGATTGAAGACTGTTCCATCGTAATGTCCAATATGCACCTGATGGCTGACAGCCTGGGTCTTGGAAGCTGCTGGATCCAGGGAAGGCTTAGGGTGACGCCAAATGGAGAGACCACGGAGGATTATTTGAGAAAATTCCTGGGGTATCCAAAAACGTATGTTTTAGAGGCGGTTCTTTCACTGGGTATGCCGCAGAATCATCCGGCGAAACAAGAATTGTCAGCACTTCCTTTGGATAAAATACATTGGGAGAAATTTTAAAAGTACACCGGGGCATGACTGATGTCACGCCCCGGTTCTGTCTCATTCTATTATAGCTGCTCTCTTCTGCTGCATCTCGCTTCTTTCTCACACCTTTGCAATATCTTTCTCTTTCATTCCCAGTTTTCTCATGATTGCGTCCAGTGCATCCCTTTTTTCCTGTGACAAAGTGGGATATTCATATTCCTCTAAAACCTTTTCAATTCTTTTCTGCGCAGAGGCATACAATTCTTCATTAGGATTACCTCGCCCGTTATCATGAACGGAAACCGTACTAAACCATGGATCCATTCTGCACCGTTCAAAGGTATGTTCGACCGTAATAAAGTTGCTGCCTTCCTCCGCAACCTCCTGAATCGCATCAAAAGCCAGAGCATCGTCATCATCCGGAAGGTCACTGAAATAGTAACGCATACGGTCAATGGTCTCAATATCCATAATAAATTTCTCGTAACTTACCGTATTAAAGGAATGCAGTGATCCTGTCGCATGCATGACCAGATTGGCCTTTTCCGAAAACGATTCAAACAGACTCATGGCGCTTTCCACTCCGGCCTGAGCAGTCAGACCATTTGCATTGGACATTCCTCCGCCGCTTCTACATGCAAGGCCATATTTCTTGGACAACAACGCCCCATAACGTGCCTCCTTCAGGAAACCAGGGCAGGCATTGGATACATTCATATTTTTCATATCGCTGACAGTGGCGGCGAACCCGTAGACAATAGGCGTACCCGGATGAACCAACTGCGCATAGACATTCGTGGCTAAAATCTCAGCATTGGCAAGGGAGGTATTGCCGGCAAGTGAGATGGGACCGGTACCGCCTGCCATAGGTCCAGGCGCAATTACCAGCGGCTGGCCGTTTTTGGCACAAACGTTTATGGTGTCAAGAGTGCCTTTTGTGATTCCCAGCGGACTTAACGTGGAAATCAAGTTAAAGCAGCATGGAATCTTTTCAATGTCACCCCCAAACACGATCCGCAGCATTTCCATAATATGTTCCGCCTGCTCACCGCCTCCGCACACGGAAAAAAGCGCTTTATCGGAACGGCAGAGTGTAGTATAAACCATTGCTTCTACAGAAATATCGGCATCAATGTCCGATGGCTGGGCAAGAATACCGCCGTTGATTGAAAATGCGTCACTGGACTGCACGATCATGGCAAGTTTCAGAAAGTCATCAAAAGTCGCTGTTCTGACCTTGCCGTCTGCTTCACAAATACTCGGGCTTCCATACCCCGGAGTGATATACAGGTCCTCTGTATTCATTTTCACATTGTAGGTACTGTTTCTTGCATATACGGTAAAATCTTTCACCGCAGTATCCAACGCATGCATCACCTGCTCCTCGGTAAAATAAGCACGATTTTCTTCCACCCGTATGCCGCCTTTACGAAGGATCTCCAAAGCCTCCTCGGAAAGAAAAGCCATACCTACTTCCTCCAGGATACGAAGCGTATTCTGGTGAATCCGTTCCACGATCTGCTCATCACGTTTTGTCATAAATTTCTCCTTTTCTGCTGTGCACTTTTTTTCACAACAAATTATATGTTAACAGTTACATGTGAAACAAAAGAATATTCCCCGCAGCCATAAAATAACTGCGGTTAAATTGGAATCTAAAAGTAATCATTTATGTAATCGCGATTACCTTTAAGGTTTAAAGCATAGCTGATACCTTGCGTATCAGCTCTACTTTGTGTATCTCATTTATAATACAATCGTCAAACCAGGGTTTTTCATGTAAATCTCCCTAATCCGCATCCAGGACAGTTTCCGGTTCAACAAATTTTCGGAAGAGTTCATATATCAGACGATAACAGTCCTCAATAGCCATCTCCATTGCAGCCTTATTATCTTTCATTTCAGAATAAGGATACAAAATAAAAAGTCCATGGAAAACGGCAGTTGCCAGACGACTCAGAAGGGAAGCGTTATCCAGAGTGATCAATCCGGCATTTGCAGCTCTTCTGAGCCGGATAAACTCACGCTCTGTCAGATTATTGCTGAAAATAATACTGGCACTGAATCCATCGAAATCCCGCTGCTGCTCCGGAAACAACTGGTAATACTCATATACACAGTCTTCCAGCTTATCACGTTCCGGACTGAAAAACATCTGCTCATAATATGGCTTCTTCGTAAACGCTTCACGAATAAAGAATTTCCAGAGGATCAAGTCCATCTGAATGGACGTGATATCTTTTCGTCTGGTCTGTTTGCGGAACTCCTGTATGTAATTCTCCAGAAACTTGACAGAGGCCAGCATGATCAGATGATCTCTGTTCTCAAAGTGCTTATAAAGAACAGCGCTCGTACATCCGGCTTCCTTGGCAACACGCCGGATGCTCACACCCTCTATGCCTTCTTCCTCCAGAATCCGGCTGGTAATGGTAATATATTTGATCTTTCTGTCAGGGTTTATATTCATGATATCTGCCTCTGTAATCTTGATTACCTTTATAATACGGTATTGGGAACGGTTTGTCAAGTATTTCTTCTTTTAGAGATGAATCTGCCGTTACCCTAAAAAGACAGAGGCCCCACATGAGACACCTCTGCCTTTTCTCTATAACAAAATACCAAAATACTTCTCCAAAATCCCAGCCACTTTCTCCTCCCCAATCTCCGTTTCCTGCACCACTGCCCCATTCTCCACTTCTGTAAAGATATTCCCCACAACCGAAACACTCCCATTTTCCGTCCTCATATTCACATAAAGCCTCTGACAAAACACCGAATTCTCATTCTTGGAACAGTATTCATTCATGGGAATATAATCCACTGCCTCCTGAGGCATAGTATAAAACTGCAGCATGGATTCCATGGCCCCGCTGCTTGTCCTTCTCTTCATGGTCCACCAGGGTACCACATCCTTGTACATATAATACTTCTCTCCACGGATATCCGCCTCTGCCCCGTCCTGCACCGGTACCGCTCCCGGAGGCATGGGACCGCCATAGCCCACATCACAGAAATACTTCATGCCATCCAGTTCCACAAGGATCCCCCTGTGAAGCACCAGCGGTACATAGTTATTATTCCTGGTGATCCGGCACATGCAGGAATAGGCATGGAATCCCAGGTCCTTTAGCAGGGCAGTAAACAGGGCATTCAGCTCAAAGCAGTAGCCGCCCCTGTGCTTAACCACCACTTTTTCATAAATAGATGCAATATCCAGCGGTATATCTTTTTTAAACATCCAGACATCCAGATTCTCAAAAGGTACATGAATCTGATGTCCATAGATCAAATCGTCCAGATACTCTTTCGTAAGCGCAGTCCGGCGCTTCCTGTGGATCCGTTCCAGATAGGCGTCCGCATCGGGAACAGACGCATACAGTGCTTCATACATATCCTTTCCTCCTTCGGCAGTATACCACCTAATACTTTTATTATATACAGGTATATTTTTATTTGTAAAGCGAAAAAACCTTCGCTTTTATGATTACAAGGTATGCTGTCAAAAGCAGAATACGAAAGTCAGGCTCCATAATATGAATCATTCAAACTATTCTCCAAATTACCGGGCACAAAACTACGCAGATTGTGGTTGTCAGGACTAATAAGGGAATTCCCACTTTAAGATAGTCCAAAAAACCGCAGCCGGAGACAGACATTAAATATGCATTCAGCGGAGTCGCCATGGGCGTTGCGAAAGAGCTCCCTGCAGCCACACAAACCATCATCAGTGTTGCTACAGGACTGACATGCAGCTGCTGCGCAACTGACAGACCGATTGGATAGAAAACAGCCGCAGTGGCTCCATTGGACATAAATTGCGTTATGATAACGATCATAACAAAGAATATACTTAGAATGAACATTTTATTTGTCCCTTCACCAAATAATCCCAAAAAATTCTTTGAGATCAAGGAAGCTGCTCCAGACTTGGAAATTGCGCTTCCAAGAGTCAAAAGGCTTGCAAACATAAGTGTAGTCGGCCAATTCACATATGAAAAAGCCTCCTTCTCGGTAATTGTCCTGCTTACGATCAGTATCAGGCTTCCGAAAAAAGCGGTCATATGAATGGGCAGATGGATCACATTTTCCAGCATCATGCAAATAATAACCATCCCAAAAACAAACAGAGTAAAAAAACATGGTCCCTTACTGTAAGTATCTTCCTGATGTTCCGTATGAACTATATACGTGTCATTGGCAGATTTGGCTGGTGACAGCCGATAACCGGCAAAATACATGTAAAGATAACCTGCAATACACAACGGGAGTCCGATTTTTCCGAAATCCCAAAATCCCACACTCCCTGCTCCGGACTCTTCCAGAAATGTTTTCACCATAACATTTCCGGAAACTCCGATCATAGTGAGCATCCCTCCAAGAATACTCCCCACTGCAATACTCATGGTCATTTTCGGAAGATGATAATCTTTATGCGATTCTGCTATGCCGGCCGCAAAGGCAGCCACCACAACAGCAGTTGCCATATTGCTGAAAAAGGCTGACAAGAGCATAGACAGCAATAACAGGCGCATGACAATCTGCTTTTCGGTCTTAGCCTTCCACACCAGCCATTTTCCAATCAGCGCAGACGCACCGGATTTTAAGAGAGAACCGCTGATAACAAACATAAAAATCACTAAAAGAGTAGAGCCGTTCACCAGATTGATAAATAGTTCTGAAACAGTCACGATCCCGGAAAGATAAAGGGCTGCCAGAATAAGAAGGGATGTCGCAGTCACATTCATCCATGATGTAGAATAAAACAGCACTGCACAAAGGAGAATGATCAATGTAATCAGAATTTCTGTATCCATAACACTTTACCTCCCAAATTCCAGTTCTGCAGTGTTTCATTACG includes the following:
- a CDS encoding SLC13 family permease, whose translation is MDTEILITLIILLCAVLFYSTSWMNVTATSLLILAALYLSGIVTVSELFINLVNGSTLLVIFMFVISGSLLKSGASALIGKWLVWKAKTEKQIVMRLLLLSMLLSAFFSNMATAVVVAAFAAGIAESHKDYHLPKMTMSIAVGSILGGMLTMIGVSGNVMVKTFLEESGAGSVGFWDFGKIGLPLCIAGYLYMYFAGYRLSPAKSANDTYIVHTEHQEDTYSKGPCFFTLFVFGMVIICMMLENVIHLPIHMTAFFGSLILIVSRTITEKEAFSYVNWPTTLMFASLLTLGSAISKSGAASLISKNFLGLFGEGTNKMFILSIFFVMIVIITQFMSNGATAAVFYPIGLSVAQQLHVSPVATLMMVCVAAGSSFATPMATPLNAYLMSVSGCGFLDYLKVGIPLLVLTTTICVVLCPVIWRIV
- a CDS encoding arylamine N-acetyltransferase family protein — its product is MYEALYASVPDADAYLERIHRKRRTALTKEYLDDLIYGHQIHVPFENLDVWMFKKDIPLDIASIYEKVVVKHRGGYCFELNALFTALLKDLGFHAYSCMCRITRNNNYVPLVLHRGILVELDGMKYFCDVGYGGPMPPGAVPVQDGAEADIRGEKYYMYKDVVPWWTMKRRTSSGAMESMLQFYTMPQEAVDYIPMNEYCSKNENSVFCQRLYVNMRTENGSVSVVGNIFTEVENGAVVQETEIGEEKVAGILEKYFGILL